A genomic window from Blattabacterium cuenoti includes:
- a CDS encoding type II CAAX endopeptidase family protein: MNYIEASILIVVFTILNFFNIIFRNLLISINLPESIVFAILYTIPFILLFLFISYKIQKNNLILDLTLKISPWYIYILFFCIMFFLILINDYITSFVPKEGPILGNMYKEIESFLKEESKNPIPFFSTTILLAPICEEILFRGIILNGMLKNKIHPLKAILFSSFLFGLTHMNPWQFVGGLIIGSFIGFIYFTTTSIIDCILLHIFNNALALFTMFFFIKNENIIFFKNFNFLVFLIINFFIIISFYFIKKIKKL, translated from the coding sequence ATGAATTATATAGAAGCATCTATACTAATTGTAGTATTTACTATTTTAAATTTTTTTAATATAATTTTTAGAAATTTATTAATTTCTATAAATTTACCTGAAAGTATAGTATTCGCAATATTATATACAATTCCCTTTATTTTATTATTTCTTTTTATATCTTATAAAATACAAAAAAATAATCTTATTTTAGATTTAACTTTAAAAATTTCTCCATGGTATATTTATATACTTTTTTTTTGTATAATGTTTTTTTTAATATTAATTAATGATTATATCACTTCTTTTGTTCCAAAAGAAGGACCAATATTAGGAAATATGTATAAAGAAATTGAATCTTTTTTAAAAGAAGAATCTAAAAATCCTATTCCTTTTTTTTCTACTACAATATTATTAGCCCCTATATGTGAAGAAATTCTTTTTAGAGGCATTATTTTAAATGGAATGTTAAAAAATAAAATACATCCATTAAAAGCTATTTTATTTTCTTCATTTTTATTTGGATTAACACATATGAATCCTTGGCAATTTGTAGGAGGATTAATTATTGGAAGTTTTATCGGATTTATTTATTTTACAACTACATCTATTATAGATTGTATATTACTTCATATATTTAATAATGCTTTGGCTTTATTTACTATGTTTTTTTTTATTAAAAATGAGAATATTATTTTTTTTAAAAATTTTAATTTTTTAGTATTTTTAATTATTAATTTTTTTATAATTATTAGTTTTTATTTTATAAAAAAAATAAAAAAATTATGA
- a CDS encoding ribonuclease Z: MEKPSLTILGCHSSIPTKKFYPTAQILKMKGFYFLIDCGEGTQVQLRKSKIKFNKIVNIFISHLHGDHFFGLIGLLSTFHLLGREKSINIYAPKGLKEIISTHFKWSYTRLKYSIEYIELSSYKLEKIMDNELIEIYTIPLKHRIYANGFLFKEKISNRKLNMEKINKIPSIQIKDYKNLKIGKNFITNEGKIIPNNQLTLDPPKILSYAFCSDTSYYIPIIEQIKYVDLLYHESTFLKKEEKRARHTGHSTAYQAAYIAKKAKVKKLLLGHYSHRFPNLKEFEKEAKDIFSNVEASIPLKTYYL; encoded by the coding sequence ATGGAAAAACCTTCATTAACTATTTTAGGATGTCACTCTTCAATTCCTACAAAAAAATTTTATCCAACAGCTCAAATATTAAAAATGAAAGGATTTTATTTTCTTATTGATTGTGGAGAAGGGACTCAAGTTCAATTAAGAAAATCTAAAATTAAATTTAATAAAATTGTAAATATATTTATATCTCATTTACATGGAGATCATTTTTTTGGATTAATTGGATTGTTATCGACTTTTCATTTATTAGGAAGAGAAAAATCTATAAATATTTATGCTCCAAAAGGATTAAAAGAAATTATTTCTACTCATTTCAAATGGTCTTATACAAGACTAAAATATTCTATTGAATATATAGAATTATCTTCATATAAATTAGAAAAAATAATGGATAATGAATTAATAGAAATTTATACTATTCCATTAAAACATAGAATTTATGCTAATGGTTTTCTTTTCAAAGAAAAAATTAGTAATAGAAAATTAAATATGGAAAAAATAAATAAAATACCTTCTATTCAAATAAAAGATTATAAAAATTTAAAAATTGGAAAAAATTTTATTACTAATGAAGGAAAAATTATCCCTAATAATCAATTAACATTGGATCCTCCTAAAATATTATCTTATGCTTTTTGTTCAGATACATCTTATTATATTCCGATTATTGAACAAATAAAATATGTCGATTTATTATATCATGAATCTACTTTTTTAAAAAAAGAAGAAAAAAGAGCAAGACATACAGGACATTCTACAGCCTATCAAGCAGCTTATATCGCTAAAAAAGCGAAAGTAAAAAAATTATTATTAGGGCATTATTCTCATAGATTTCCTAATCTTAAAGAATTTGAAAAAGAAGCTAAAGATATTTTTTCTAACGTAGAAGCATCAATTCCTTTAAAAACATATTATTTATAA
- a CDS encoding ribosome-binding factor A — translation MNSIKNKKLSSLFYIEIAEILQKEFHNKIENKKGFFITLIKVCINSNMEYLKVYIGIYPFLDQNIVKEICSKSKIYRKKLSQKLRYRVKKIPILHFYIT, via the coding sequence ATGAATTCTATTAAAAATAAAAAATTATCCTCTTTGTTTTATATAGAAATAGCAGAAATTCTTCAAAAAGAATTTCATAATAAAATTGAAAATAAAAAAGGTTTTTTTATAACTTTAATAAAAGTGTGTATAAATTCTAATATGGAATATTTAAAAGTATATATAGGAATATATCCTTTTTTAGATCAAAATATTGTAAAAGAAATATGTTCAAAATCTAAAATTTATAGGAAAAAATTATCTCAAAAACTTAGATATCGTGTAAAAAAAATTCCTATATTACATTTTTATATAACATAA
- the rpmA gene encoding 50S ribosomal protein L27, which yields MAHKKGSGSSRNGRDSKGRRLGIKIYGNQYVKSGYIIVRQRGTKHFPGKNIGIGKDHTLYAIKDGFVCFKKTKNDRSVVSILEKK from the coding sequence ATGGCTCATAAAAAAGGTTCAGGAAGTTCGAGAAATGGACGTGACTCAAAAGGTAGAAGGTTAGGTATTAAAATTTATGGGAATCAATATGTTAAATCTGGGTATATTATTGTTCGACAAAGAGGGACAAAACATTTTCCTGGAAAAAATATTGGAATAGGAAAAGATCATACTTTATATGCGATAAAAGATGGTTTTGTTTGTTTTAAAAAAACAAAAAATGATAGATCTGTTGTTTCTATTTTAGAAAAAAAATAA
- the rplU gene encoding 50S ribosomal protein L21, with product MIYAIVNILGKQFKLIQDKYVYIPKYSNKNIEEKIFFKQVFLFYKNGEIQIGKPFLKNIHVEVKILKHLKGKKIIIFKKKRRKGYKVKNGFRPSFTKIQVISFLEK from the coding sequence ATGATATACGCAATTGTTAATATTTTAGGGAAACAATTTAAACTTATTCAAGATAAATATGTTTATATTCCTAAATATTCTAATAAAAATATAGAAGAAAAAATTTTTTTCAAACAGGTTTTTTTATTTTATAAAAATGGAGAAATTCAAATAGGTAAACCTTTTTTAAAAAATATTCATGTAGAAGTTAAAATTCTAAAACATTTAAAAGGAAAAAAAATAATTATTTTTAAAAAAAAAAGAAGAAAAGGTTATAAAGTAAAAAATGGATTTCGACCTAGTTTTACAAAAATTCAAGTAATTTCATTTTTAGAAAAATAA